One genomic region from Leptospiraceae bacterium encodes:
- a CDS encoding ferric reductase-like transmembrane domain-containing protein: MKQISKRTYDLILLILISLAFVLSFYFFLGTNRPEGHFIHTSGIITFILLSYTLSLGPLTNIYSSLKPLLIHRRHTGIITVSLASIHGLFAGGLLTEGKYHLLFISYFNIKPEGIPHEWFGFTAWLILCVLAFTSNNFFVSKLAESWKFIHLLVYPAFFLAILHILFGPVLREDGEIILYILYPFLGLLFSIQLYSLHLYELKFGKNLFKNKEEKDSYLELFLSETKFLEDKIKDSSKSNQAKVCNIILDFVGERKIQADSTKSLLENALDADIPHIFECGGNARCSTCRVLILEGLEYCNHRNEAEKKLAIKKGLDDTVRLACQTYSDGDLKLKRLVFDKDDIEEIQNEGNAYRPVSGKEKKMAVLFSDIRSFTPFTESNLPYDVVHMLNKYFNTIGAAIHKHRGYIDKYMGDGIMVLFGLDESRTIDPCVDAVLAAKDMLKSLEEVNQYLKEHFHHTFSIGIGIHFGPVIIGKMGFHMKMEFTALGDTVNLASRIESKTKDLKAEILVSKDVYERIQEQEISIGRKFETEIKGKTGYYCLYEIL; this comes from the coding sequence ATGAAACAAATTTCAAAACGAACTTACGATCTTATCCTTTTAATACTCATCAGCCTTGCCTTTGTCCTATCTTTCTATTTTTTCTTGGGAACTAATAGACCGGAAGGACATTTTATTCATACAAGCGGAATCATCACATTCATTCTGCTAAGTTACACCCTTTCACTCGGTCCCCTTACCAATATATACAGCTCATTAAAACCCCTTCTAATACACAGAAGACATACCGGGATTATTACCGTTTCTCTTGCCAGCATTCATGGCTTATTTGCAGGAGGCTTACTAACTGAAGGAAAATATCATCTTTTGTTTATTTCTTATTTTAATATAAAACCGGAAGGAATACCTCATGAATGGTTTGGTTTTACAGCCTGGCTAATTTTATGTGTTCTTGCATTCACGTCCAATAATTTCTTTGTTTCCAAATTAGCTGAGTCCTGGAAATTCATCCATTTGCTTGTTTACCCGGCCTTTTTCCTCGCAATTCTCCATATTTTATTTGGTCCCGTTTTAAGGGAGGATGGAGAAATAATATTATATATTCTATATCCTTTTCTTGGTTTGCTATTTAGCATACAGTTATATTCCCTCCATTTATATGAGCTAAAATTTGGAAAGAATCTATTCAAAAATAAAGAAGAAAAAGATTCTTATCTGGAATTATTTCTATCAGAAACCAAATTTTTAGAAGATAAAATCAAGGACTCTTCAAAATCCAATCAAGCGAAAGTATGTAACATTATATTGGATTTTGTAGGAGAAAGAAAAATTCAAGCTGACTCAACAAAATCATTATTAGAAAACGCCCTTGACGCAGATATTCCTCATATTTTTGAATGCGGAGGCAATGCAAGGTGTTCCACTTGTAGAGTTTTAATTCTTGAAGGTTTAGAATATTGTAATCATCGAAATGAAGCCGAGAAAAAGTTGGCAATAAAAAAAGGTCTGGATGATACCGTACGCCTGGCCTGTCAAACTTATTCCGATGGAGACTTAAAACTAAAACGCCTTGTTTTTGATAAGGATGATATAGAAGAAATTCAGAATGAAGGGAATGCTTATCGACCGGTTTCCGGCAAGGAAAAGAAAATGGCTGTACTTTTTTCAGACATTCGGTCTTTCACTCCCTTCACCGAATCGAATCTGCCCTATGACGTGGTTCATATGTTAAATAAGTATTTTAATACCATAGGTGCCGCCATCCATAAACACAGAGGCTACATCGACAAATATATGGGAGATGGAATTATGGTTCTTTTTGGATTAGACGAATCCAGAACGATAGACCCCTGTGTAGATGCAGTTCTTGCGGCCAAAGATATGCTGAAAAGCCTGGAAGAGGTAAATCAATATTTAAAAGAACACTTTCATCATACCTTTTCTATTGGAATCGGAATACATTTCGGTCCGGTAATTATCGGTAAAATGGGCTTTCATATGAAAATGGAATTTACGGCTTTAGGAGACACTGTCAATCTGGCGTCTCGTATAGAATCTAAAACCAAGGATTTAAAAGCAGAGATTCTGGTTTCTAAAGATGTTTATGAAAGAATCCAGGAACAAGAAATCTCTATAGGTAGAAAATTTGAAACAGAAATAAAGGGAAAAACCGGTTATTATTGTTTATATGAAATTCTTTAG
- a CDS encoding MATE family efflux transporter, with product MNLAIPVFFGMISQTLIQVSDTFMVGKLGAEAIAAAGLGGLAYFTILAFLMYGSVGVQIVTAKRFGEKKDKELGELLLSLLYFSFFVGILLSLVGYYLAFPYTTLLNNDAALVQKTASYLSYRFVGTFFFFMSFGLRGFLDGLGLTYVGMLSSILTMLSNIFLNWVFIFGNLGVPALGIDGAGIASSLSGGIGLLVFISFLFTKKIQRYFQLSKIIPDFSILKESLFLGLPPAMDGLLTNMAFLLFNKLAGLIGVHSLAASNIIFSIMSLSFMPGFSFGVAATTILGQAIGRKSPFTGIVGVYRSAHYSALLMGIMGLIFIVFGKEIISLFTTETFVIQATYPALILVSLVQVGDAYHMVMGSALRTVGLVYWVMFVYIICSYAIMLPIAYILGIIYNFGTAGLWSSISVWLLVLGFVFTYKFKKADWLKN from the coding sequence ATGAACCTGGCTATACCGGTTTTTTTTGGCATGATAAGCCAGACCTTAATCCAGGTCAGTGACACATTCATGGTGGGTAAGTTGGGAGCAGAAGCTATTGCGGCAGCGGGGCTCGGAGGACTTGCTTACTTTACCATCCTTGCTTTTTTAATGTATGGCTCGGTCGGAGTCCAAATTGTCACAGCCAAACGCTTTGGTGAAAAAAAAGATAAAGAACTCGGAGAGCTCCTCCTAAGTCTTTTATATTTCAGTTTCTTTGTGGGAATCCTTCTATCTCTTGTCGGCTATTATCTTGCTTTTCCCTATACAACTCTTCTAAATAATGATGCGGCCTTAGTTCAAAAAACGGCTTCCTATCTCTCTTATCGTTTTGTAGGCACATTTTTCTTCTTCATGAGTTTCGGCCTGAGAGGATTTTTAGACGGACTGGGACTTACTTATGTAGGTATGCTTTCTTCTATCTTAACAATGCTCAGCAATATCTTCCTAAACTGGGTTTTTATTTTCGGTAATCTGGGTGTACCTGCATTGGGAATCGATGGAGCCGGAATCGCCTCTTCTCTTTCCGGAGGAATCGGACTTCTCGTGTTTATTTCTTTTTTATTTACAAAAAAAATTCAAAGATACTTTCAACTATCCAAAATCATTCCTGACTTTAGCATCTTAAAAGAATCTCTTTTTTTAGGTCTTCCTCCGGCAATGGATGGACTACTTACCAATATGGCCTTTCTCTTATTCAACAAATTAGCAGGGCTAATAGGGGTGCATTCTTTAGCTGCTTCTAATATTATCTTCTCTATCATGTCTCTTTCTTTTATGCCCGGATTTTCCTTCGGTGTTGCTGCCACTACGATCTTAGGGCAGGCTATAGGGCGAAAAAGTCCTTTCACCGGTATAGTTGGTGTATATCGTTCAGCTCACTATTCAGCTCTCCTCATGGGAATTATGGGTCTTATCTTCATTGTTTTCGGAAAAGAAATTATCTCCCTGTTTACAACAGAAACCTTTGTCATACAGGCCACCTATCCGGCTCTCATTCTCGTATCCCTTGTTCAGGTGGGAGATGCCTATCACATGGTAATGGGCTCCGCCTTAAGAACGGTAGGTCTTGTTTATTGGGTTATGTTTGTTTATATCATCTGCTCCTATGCCATTATGTTACCTATTGCCTATATATTAGGAATTATATATAATTTCGGCACAGCAGGACTCTGGTCATCTATTTCTGTATGGCTGCTCGTTTTAGGGTTTGTATTTACCTATAAGTTCAAAAAAGCTGATTGGTTAAAAAATTAG
- a CDS encoding rhomboid family intramembrane serine protease encodes MGNYNYQVRFGPSITPAVKALIIINSAIFVIHFIAAGIFNFKFLRSGDPLMEYLALNPRELNPLFYYKLLTYAFLHGGIMHLLLNMFSLWMFGSELEIKYGSKNFVGAYLLSCLLGGILSLIVYNLNGSYYYVLGASGGIFGVLLMYALNWPDREVLFMMLFPIKIKYLIGIYMLIIMFSQAGEGGNIAHMAHLGGAIGGALFFFADRNYKINFNFSLSRYRQKRKMMKYQEEMYERQNAKERVDELLDKISKHGMKSLTRKERQFLKEASNEYYKD; translated from the coding sequence ATGGGAAATTATAATTACCAGGTTCGTTTTGGACCGAGCATTACACCTGCTGTAAAGGCCTTAATTATTATTAACTCCGCAATTTTTGTCATCCATTTTATTGCTGCCGGTATTTTTAACTTCAAGTTTTTACGAAGTGGCGATCCTCTGATGGAATACTTAGCTTTGAACCCCAGAGAATTAAATCCCTTATTTTATTATAAGCTGTTAACATATGCCTTTCTGCATGGAGGTATTATGCATCTTTTATTGAATATGTTTTCTCTCTGGATGTTTGGTTCTGAATTAGAAATTAAGTATGGAAGTAAAAACTTTGTTGGTGCGTATCTTCTTTCCTGTTTATTAGGCGGGATACTATCTCTTATTGTATATAACCTGAATGGGAGTTATTACTATGTTTTAGGGGCATCCGGGGGAATTTTTGGAGTTCTATTGATGTATGCTCTCAACTGGCCTGACCGAGAAGTCCTTTTTATGATGCTTTTTCCTATTAAAATTAAATATTTAATAGGGATTTATATGTTGATTATCATGTTTTCTCAGGCCGGAGAGGGGGGGAATATCGCTCATATGGCCCATTTAGGAGGAGCAATAGGAGGAGCTCTTTTCTTCTTTGCTGATAGGAATTATAAAATTAATTTTAATTTTTCCCTCAGCCGTTATAGGCAAAAAAGAAAGATGATGAAATACCAGGAAGAAATGTATGAAAGACAGAATGCAAAAGAGCGAGTAGACGAGCTTTTGGATAAGATTTCTAAACATGGAATGAAATCTTTAACCCGCAAAGAAAGACAGTTTTTGAAAGAAGCTTCTAACGAATACTACAAAGACTAG
- a CDS encoding PBP1A family penicillin-binding protein, whose translation MKQRGSLFMSSFLLIIALLGGAFFGYILSEVNQGKELNKLATYMPTTPTRLYDINGIPFAELYRHKQELIKFQDIPPHVIHSFLSVEDTNFYNHFGIDFLGILRATFVNLRHMRIVQGGSTLTQQLAKTVLQDRKKNFTRKFIEALLTLQIEQEYSKEEILEIYFNLIYLGHGTTGLASAANVYYSKDVKDLTIAEGAMLARLPKAPVKYSPFKNPKAAKTAHLLVLKLMAENGYLKEKNIKKIHDDFWDIYWPVVITQSPSRSTWGSRLDRAPYFTEEIRKQLLKQLDEEQVYTGGLKIYTTLDLRKQLIAEEELVDALKKQDKISYGATASYSGGVDRSLFGLYSVMGQLFPLRVPFVNRFDADANYRITLEKELIDSLDALTLLTPANNESVALSEFRKRTAIFSKNLHVEGALISIEHKSGQIQTMIGGSHFTPKNQFNRAVMARRQTGSSFKPFVYGAAIRERKVATGTGMMDAPLMTLSDDGQGWAPEDSTGDFQGLVPLKRALAMSMNIVSVQLYFKTGPDPIADFASRVMAVPKSRFPADPSLALGVAELTPLEMARGYATIANKGRLVFPYSLRFVVDQTGQVIYNKEQEIQKLVEEKTRDGSIQVISEGNAYIVRKLLEYVSLAGTPAQTLRGKEFADYHGEAGGKTGSTTAWTNAWYCGFDPKLTTIVWLGYDKNSISLGRHMYAAALATPIWGKMYKRIYEGQAYPKFEDEYDGDPVPSDVVQSGTCAVNGLAPNPGICDCPTTSSLFLKPITIGGINKSVPYPRRCEGERDLYRSVNFSDFLKEELKISKDELKKKE comes from the coding sequence ATGAAACAAAGAGGCTCCCTTTTTATGAGCTCTTTCCTTTTAATAATTGCCCTATTAGGAGGAGCTTTCTTCGGCTATATCCTATCAGAAGTCAATCAGGGAAAAGAACTGAATAAACTGGCAACTTACATGCCGACAACTCCCACAAGGCTTTATGATATTAATGGAATTCCATTTGCAGAACTTTATAGACATAAGCAGGAACTCATCAAGTTTCAGGATATTCCACCGCATGTAATCCATTCTTTTCTTTCGGTAGAAGATACAAATTTTTATAATCACTTCGGTATCGATTTTTTAGGGATCCTGAGGGCAACTTTTGTAAACCTCAGACACATGAGAATCGTTCAGGGAGGTTCCACCCTCACCCAACAGCTGGCAAAAACCGTTCTACAGGATAGGAAAAAGAATTTTACCCGAAAATTTATCGAGGCACTTTTAACCCTGCAAATTGAGCAGGAATATTCAAAAGAAGAAATTCTTGAGATTTATTTTAACCTGATTTATCTGGGTCACGGAACTACCGGTCTTGCTTCGGCTGCCAATGTCTACTATTCTAAAGATGTAAAAGATTTAACCATAGCAGAAGGAGCCATGCTTGCCAGGCTTCCCAAAGCCCCTGTAAAATATTCTCCGTTCAAAAACCCAAAAGCAGCCAAAACTGCACATCTTCTGGTTCTAAAATTGATGGCAGAAAATGGCTACTTGAAAGAAAAAAATATTAAAAAAATCCATGATGACTTCTGGGATATATACTGGCCGGTTGTCATTACTCAGTCTCCTTCCCGTTCTACCTGGGGTTCCAGGCTGGATAGAGCCCCCTACTTCACCGAGGAAATCCGAAAACAGCTTTTAAAACAACTGGATGAGGAACAGGTCTATACGGGTGGACTTAAAATTTATACTACTCTCGATTTAAGAAAACAACTCATTGCAGAAGAAGAGCTGGTAGATGCTCTAAAAAAGCAGGATAAAATTTCCTACGGAGCCACCGCTTCTTATTCGGGTGGGGTAGACAGGAGTTTATTTGGTCTGTATTCTGTAATGGGCCAGTTATTCCCCCTGCGGGTACCCTTTGTAAACCGCTTTGATGCAGACGCCAATTATCGAATTACTTTAGAAAAAGAACTCATTGATTCCCTCGATGCTCTTACCCTTCTGACTCCTGCAAACAATGAATCCGTAGCCCTTTCAGAATTTCGTAAAAGGACAGCTATTTTTTCCAAAAACCTGCATGTAGAGGGAGCTCTCATCAGTATTGAACATAAAAGCGGTCAGATTCAAACTATGATAGGAGGCTCCCATTTTACTCCTAAAAACCAGTTCAATAGGGCTGTAATGGCCAGAAGGCAGACCGGCTCTTCTTTTAAACCCTTTGTTTACGGAGCGGCCATACGGGAACGTAAAGTAGCTACCGGGACGGGCATGATGGATGCGCCCCTGATGACCCTCTCGGATGATGGACAGGGTTGGGCTCCTGAAGACTCTACTGGTGACTTTCAGGGACTGGTTCCTTTAAAAAGGGCTCTGGCTATGTCTATGAACATTGTCTCCGTTCAGCTCTATTTCAAAACAGGTCCTGATCCCATCGCTGATTTTGCTTCCCGTGTAATGGCAGTTCCCAAGTCTCGCTTTCCGGCTGATCCCAGTCTGGCCCTGGGCGTAGCCGAGCTTACACCCCTCGAAATGGCCAGAGGATACGCTACTATTGCCAATAAAGGCAGGCTTGTATTTCCTTATTCCCTGCGTTTTGTCGTAGATCAAACCGGTCAGGTTATTTACAACAAAGAGCAAGAAATTCAAAAACTGGTGGAAGAAAAAACCCGGGATGGTTCCATCCAGGTTATATCAGAAGGAAATGCCTATATTGTAAGAAAGCTCCTCGAATACGTAAGTCTCGCCGGAACTCCAGCACAGACCCTGAGAGGAAAAGAGTTCGCAGACTACCACGGAGAAGCCGGAGGAAAGACTGGTTCTACAACCGCCTGGACAAATGCTTGGTACTGCGGTTTTGATCCAAAATTAACGACTATTGTCTGGTTGGGCTACGACAAAAACAGTATCTCCCTTGGAAGGCATATGTATGCAGCAGCTTTAGCAACCCCTATCTGGGGAAAAATGTACAAGCGCATTTATGAGGGGCAGGCTTATCCTAAATTTGAAGATGAATACGATGGTGACCCGGTTCCTTCTGATGTGGTTCAGAGTGGAACCTGTGCTGTAAATGGTCTGGCTCCCAACCCGGGTATCTGTGATTGTCCGACTACCAGTTCTTTATTTTTGAAGCCCATCACTATAGGTGGAATCAATAAAAGCGTTCCGTATCCCAGACGCTGTGAAGGGGAAAGAGATCTATATCGCTCCGTGAACTTCAGTGACTTCCTGAAAGAAGAACTAAAAATTAGTAAAGATGAATTGAAGAAAAAAGAATAA
- a CDS encoding ankyrin repeat domain-containing protein → MLRIIFPCILFISIFFSLKANINEDLLNSVLLGKRETVMLLLENGANPNIRSAKEGLTPILIASKNGDILMLKSLLDRGGNLKDKDWKYGSGSLHFAASSGNVELLSFLLQKGLSPEEKNANGNLPLHIAILNKQYQAAAYLSNVTKNIGRQDMNGLSALHLASMQADPGTVKILIEKKINSNAVDREGNTALHYAAMKDNLEMVRLLRRSGVLLDSKNKKGNTALHYAVMKKSQKLMGYLLRMGANPRISNEENETAVSLADKLKISSIFMILPYIKKAEPCREQIEALYDMDSSEYELSKDSRARIFEGIYKKYSSHSLFKYCLNAYIANGVGKSFWIGLYLFDREVSSVKDFGLAKEVLENCLKANKESSTLVSVRFILGVLFWRQNLKKEARAHFETAYKLSEKFPGSIPALSDAEKNAIENDLQILYHKEEGYITPGMLVIPDY, encoded by the coding sequence ATGTTAAGAATCATTTTTCCCTGTATTCTTTTTATTTCTATTTTTTTTTCCCTAAAGGCTAATATTAATGAAGACTTATTAAACTCGGTTCTCCTGGGTAAACGAGAAACGGTTATGCTCCTTTTGGAAAATGGAGCTAATCCGAACATCCGTTCTGCAAAAGAGGGTTTAACACCTATCTTGATTGCGTCAAAGAATGGTGATATTTTAATGCTAAAAAGTTTATTGGATAGAGGAGGTAATTTAAAAGATAAAGATTGGAAATATGGTTCCGGTAGTTTACATTTTGCCGCATCCTCCGGAAATGTTGAGCTTCTTTCTTTTCTTTTACAAAAAGGTTTATCTCCGGAAGAGAAAAATGCAAACGGGAATTTACCCTTACATATTGCTATTTTAAATAAGCAGTATCAGGCCGCTGCTTATTTGAGTAATGTTACAAAAAATATAGGAAGACAGGACATGAATGGTTTAAGTGCTCTTCATCTGGCCAGTATGCAAGCTGACCCGGGTACAGTAAAAATATTAATTGAAAAAAAAATAAACAGTAATGCTGTCGATAGAGAGGGAAATACGGCTCTTCATTATGCAGCCATGAAAGATAATCTGGAGATGGTGAGACTCTTGCGACGTTCCGGAGTTTTATTGGATTCTAAAAATAAGAAGGGGAATACTGCCCTTCATTATGCCGTTATGAAAAAAAGCCAGAAATTGATGGGATATTTACTACGTATGGGAGCCAATCCGAGGATTTCCAATGAGGAAAATGAGACAGCGGTATCCCTGGCGGATAAGTTAAAAATTTCTTCTATCTTTATGATTTTACCTTATATTAAAAAAGCTGAACCCTGTCGGGAGCAGATAGAAGCTTTGTATGATATGGATAGCTCTGAATATGAATTGAGTAAAGATAGCCGGGCGAGAATTTTTGAAGGAATTTATAAAAAATATTCTTCTCATAGCTTATTTAAATATTGCTTAAATGCTTATATTGCAAATGGTGTTGGAAAAAGTTTTTGGATCGGTTTATATTTATTTGATAGAGAAGTCAGTTCGGTAAAGGATTTCGGTCTGGCTAAAGAAGTATTAGAAAATTGTTTAAAAGCCAATAAAGAAAGTTCTACTCTTGTGAGTGTTCGTTTTATTTTAGGAGTTTTATTCTGGAGACAAAATTTAAAGAAAGAAGCAAGAGCTCATTTTGAAACAGCGTATAAGTTGTCTGAAAAGTTTCCGGGATCTATACCGGCCTTATCGGATGCAGAAAAAAATGCAATTGAAAACGATTTACAAATATTATACCATAAAGAAGAAGGGTATATCACACCGGGTATGCTCGTTATACCTGATTATTGA
- a CDS encoding TetR/AcrR family transcriptional regulator, whose protein sequence is MGRREQKKEENRNVILQSAKTVFIEKGYHNTSISDIIRQTGLARGTFYLYFQNKKEIFEMLIHKLFTDLMKDMKAIEILNRKHAVSYREDVKDMINSLLKTVLQHKELVKIFLNSPAGQDTEFDETIERYSGFLIESVKKILEKGQKKGFLRDRNATLISHIIIGGMKEIIFQWLVKDKMELDETRDVEEIVSFISDGMKI, encoded by the coding sequence ATGGGTAGACGAGAACAGAAAAAAGAAGAAAATCGTAATGTAATTTTGCAATCCGCCAAGACTGTCTTTATTGAAAAAGGTTATCATAATACCAGCATTTCAGACATTATCCGGCAAACCGGTCTTGCCCGAGGAACCTTTTATCTATATTTTCAAAATAAAAAAGAAATTTTTGAAATGCTAATTCATAAACTTTTTACGGATTTAATGAAAGATATGAAGGCTATAGAAATTTTAAACCGGAAACACGCTGTAAGCTATAGAGAGGATGTAAAAGATATGATAAACTCCCTCCTTAAAACTGTTTTACAGCATAAAGAACTGGTTAAAATATTTTTAAATTCTCCCGCAGGACAGGATACGGAATTTGATGAGACCATAGAAAGATATTCCGGGTTTCTAATCGAAAGTGTAAAAAAAATCCTCGAAAAAGGTCAAAAAAAGGGTTTTTTACGCGATAGAAATGCCACTTTAATTTCTCACATAATAATTGGTGGGATGAAAGAAATTATCTTTCAATGGTTGGTAAAAGATAAAATGGAGCTTGATGAAACCCGCGATGTGGAAGAAATCGTGTCGTTTATTTCTGATGGAATGAAAATATAG
- a CDS encoding MBL fold metallo-hydrolase, whose amino-acid sequence MKITLYGTRGSLPAPLRNSEYKEKVLEILERFHEKTITDKSEIKEFFEYLPPQLKYTGGGDTTCVHLSSEKGKTYVLDLGSGVRNVGNDLLKSGFLGGDKVLEVFITHTHWDHIQGLMFFKPFYIPGVSLNFYSPYPDLEERFIYQMQPKYFPVDFNMTMSKKNFKSIHPGDRIEFDDGIKVECHPLKHPGGSYAYKFSENGKVFIFATDAEFTGEDIPAIRDMADFFGGADYLIIDSQYTLDESFKKFDWGHTSYTMAVNCATVWGVKNLILTHHEPDYDDKKVFSILEEAREHKMHLGGNDVNIILAREGLVIDL is encoded by the coding sequence GTGAAGATTACATTATATGGAACAAGGGGCTCCCTTCCTGCCCCACTGAGAAATTCTGAATATAAAGAAAAAGTTCTGGAAATCCTTGAAAGGTTTCACGAAAAAACGATAACGGATAAAAGCGAAATCAAGGAATTTTTTGAATACCTTCCTCCCCAGTTAAAGTACACGGGTGGAGGGGATACGACCTGTGTACACCTCAGTTCTGAGAAAGGTAAGACCTATGTTCTGGATCTCGGCTCCGGGGTTCGAAATGTTGGAAATGACCTTTTGAAATCCGGTTTCTTAGGTGGAGACAAGGTTTTAGAAGTTTTCATTACCCATACTCATTGGGATCACATTCAGGGACTTATGTTTTTTAAACCTTTTTATATTCCGGGTGTAAGTCTTAATTTTTACTCTCCCTACCCTGATCTCGAAGAACGCTTCATTTACCAGATGCAGCCCAAGTATTTTCCGGTAGACTTTAACATGACTATGTCCAAAAAAAACTTCAAATCGATACATCCCGGAGATCGTATCGAATTTGATGATGGAATAAAAGTAGAATGCCATCCTCTCAAACATCCGGGCGGTTCTTACGCTTATAAATTCTCAGAAAATGGAAAAGTATTTATTTTTGCTACCGATGCAGAATTTACCGGTGAAGATATTCCGGCAATCCGTGATATGGCCGACTTTTTTGGTGGGGCTGATTACCTGATTATTGATTCTCAGTATACTCTCGATGAATCCTTTAAAAAGTTCGACTGGGGACACACTTCCTATACAATGGCTGTTAACTGTGCTACAGTCTGGGGCGTTAAAAACTTAATCTTAACCCACCACGAACCGGACTACGATGATAAAAAGGTTTTTAGTATTTTAGAAGAAGCCAGAGAACATAAAATGCATCTTGGAGGAAACGACGTGAATATTATCTTGGCAAGGGAAGGTCTGGTAATCGACCTATGA
- a CDS encoding dolichol kinase, with product MEKFNYYRKAYHLLGFIVPIVLYFDLVQGAFGLKYASRALTFLGISTVLLLLVFTDIPRLTNQKFREFYMKYFGKLMKEGENKRLNGSVPYMLSNMFVILLFPPELVFLSIMYLLIGDPSAAFFGARSKGYRFYNGKSLVGVLSFIISTIIFGIILIGIFQVLNPSSPFALYYSNKLNIPMIVLIVLGSITAALVEFFSGHALWGILDDNLTIPVSSSSVIAFGAYSIFDFSKEVLLFDYSLLFAGL from the coding sequence ATGGAAAAATTTAATTACTACCGGAAAGCTTATCATCTTTTGGGATTTATCGTTCCTATTGTTCTGTATTTTGACCTGGTTCAGGGGGCATTCGGTTTGAAATATGCTTCCCGTGCACTTACTTTTCTCGGAATCAGCACTGTTCTTTTATTATTGGTTTTCACGGATATTCCCAGACTTACCAATCAGAAATTTCGTGAATTCTATATGAAGTATTTTGGAAAGCTCATGAAAGAAGGAGAGAATAAGAGACTGAACGGTTCAGTTCCTTATATGCTTTCCAATATGTTTGTGATTCTTTTATTTCCTCCTGAACTGGTATTTCTCTCGATTATGTATCTTCTCATTGGTGATCCCTCAGCTGCTTTTTTTGGTGCTCGCTCAAAAGGATACAGGTTTTATAATGGGAAATCCCTGGTGGGTGTTTTAAGCTTTATTATATCTACTATTATTTTTGGAATAATTCTCATTGGAATTTTCCAGGTTCTTAATCCATCCTCTCCCTTTGCTCTGTATTATTCGAATAAATTGAATATTCCTATGATTGTACTGATTGTACTGGGCTCTATAACAGCTGCTCTTGTTGAATTTTTTTCCGGCCACGCACTCTGGGGAATTTTAGATGATAATCTTACGATTCCTGTTAGTTCCAGTTCAGTTATTGCCTTTGGTGCTTATTCTATCTTTGATTTTAGCAAAGAAGTCCTTCTTTTTGATTACAGTCTCTTATTTGCAGGTCTTTAA
- a CDS encoding STAS domain-containing protein, translated as MINNIQDLKVQKEFVDNAVVVRLQGAISSFTYEKFMKEIQLALKKGDGVILDMEDIILISSKGITALKEISDISYKQGKKIILLNLSESARQVLDMMQLKKMFNIAPNEELAAKMVEK; from the coding sequence ATGATAAACAATATACAGGACCTTAAAGTTCAAAAAGAATTTGTAGATAACGCTGTTGTAGTTCGTTTACAGGGAGCCATTAGTTCTTTTACTTATGAAAAATTTATGAAAGAAATCCAATTAGCTCTAAAAAAAGGAGATGGAGTAATTCTGGATATGGAAGATATCATCCTGATTTCTTCCAAAGGAATCACCGCCTTAAAAGAAATCAGTGATATCAGCTATAAACAGGGAAAAAAAATTATCCTCTTAAACCTTTCCGAATCGGCAAGACAGGTTCTGGATATGATGCAATTGAAGAAAATGTTTAACATTGCTCCCAATGAAGAACTTGCCGCTAAAATGGTAGAGAAATAG